The Pithys albifrons albifrons isolate INPA30051 chromosome 6, PitAlb_v1, whole genome shotgun sequence region TCATAGAGTTCTTAGTCCTCTAGTTCCCAGAGAGGACCAGGATGGGTAATGGAAAGAACTTTATAAAGTAAGGGATTTCTGAGCAGAGTCACTCTGTAGCTGACTGCTAAAATACTCCGGAGTCTGGCATCTCTTGCACACTACAATTGGGTAGCTGGCATATTGCTCACAGTAGGAGACATGCTATAGTGTTGTgtcctctttccctcttcatACGTGATGCCACAAAGACATCGACTTATGTGGAAGTTTGCTGCTTGAACGTGTTTTGTGATAAGCGTTTGCAACCTGAGGCAAATGGATGATAAAACCATCACTTACACACCAACGATGCAATTGGTACAGTCTATCAGTCACGTGAATTGTGATTGGCCTGTTGCAATGGAATAGCctttaacaaaaacaaaatgaaagctaTTTACCATCTGAATGGATTTTACATAGTTgcacaaaagagaaaaggaataccaaaagaaaagagaagagaagagaaagattCCCACCAGCTCTTCCCCTCCAAAATCAGCATTGGCATTGGTGGTTACACACAAAGGAAAGTCTCACTTTCTTTGTGCTTCTCACAATGACATCAACATGCATGGCTATGAGATGACAAGAGAATACCTCACTCACAATGAgtaacaaattaaaattttcttcaaagcaaaaaaaatgatAACACAAGACCATCATAGGTATATGCTAACTCTTTCAAAATACCTCTTTTGAACTACATGTCAGTTAAGATCACTTGGCTGGCGATCTGACCCATCTAATACAACACAGGGGATACTCTGAATAGGCTGAAGAATGTCTACGTGGCTGGAACATCTTCCAAAAATGAAGTTAGCTTTGTTTTCAACATGGTTATCTACTTTCAAATTACTCCATAGAATAAATAGTGATATTCCATGGGTAGAGGTAGATTATGGGGTTTAAAGAATCAAATTGGAGCCCCATAATTTTGTGTGCTATAGGAGGAGTCTCATAAAACTGAGATATTCCCATAATTAACCACTAGCCATGGGATATTATAATATATTCCATGGTGACtagtattttttccatttccctcccccctcccagTAGAATTAGTATGGTTAATTTTGCTCTGGTTTCACCTATTGCTAACATGAATctgtataattaaaaataagaatatcTTATCATGAGACGATCACTGTTTAGGCCAAACCAGCCAGCAATGACCAGTCAGACCTTTTCCAGTTGTCTCTTGCTGCTAGAAGGTTGAAAGAGCTGTAACTCATCAACCCATACTTGCAAAAGGAGCGTGTTTTAACAAATGTGGTTCAAAACTCTTCATAGTTCTAAATGCTAAATTCTAGTGGAATATTATAGAATAGATTGATTTGCATGCCATGGAAAAAACATCCTTACATCTAGTCTTGTCTCAGAGTGAGTCATTTTGCCTTAGTGTCAAGAATTTGAGCTGTTGTTCTACTTTGCAGTTAATCATCAGAAAGAGACGGGATTGTCTCATGAATATGCATGATGGTATGGTTGTCCCTTCAACTTACTAGGCACCTAGTTTCTGTAATGAGATGTACAATATCTGCCATTTAAAACAGCTGAAAGATCCCAAATGGGAACAAATGAGAAAGCATCTGGCTGTTTTGAATTCCAGCCGTGTTTTGTCAGAAAACTCTTTAATTGCTGAGTACTTGGCTCCTACTCTGCTCTATGAAGCATTCAGCTCTCAGAAGCCTCTGAGATGCATTACACAGTCAAGCAACATAGCTGTAGAACTCTCAAAATTCTTCCACTAGATGTAACAGCTTTTCAAAATATCTTGAGACTTGTATGCCCTTAACCAGGACCAAAGTTTGGGCTTCTAGAGCGTGCTCTCATCCTTAGTTTTGCTGATCAGCCTCCACTGTACCATTTGTCCCTGCAACCTAGACTTCACACATATTATTCATTGTGTGATGGTGGGACTAGAATGGATAAATGTGCTACCCATTGCTCTAAGAAAGCAGTCTGGCTGAATCTTAAATCACTACACGGGATGAAGGTTAACGGTCAGATGGACATTCCTCTAAGAGGTTTCCTACCTGCTCTgttaatttctaaaatttcttCTTGGGCCAGTGGACAAGTGTCGCTCTGAGTACTGTGATGTGGAGAGTTTACGACAGATTTACAATAATTGGGGGATCCCAGCTGGGGTGGCCTCGGGatatgcttcttttttttctttggtagCTTCTGCTTAGCCATAGCTAAGGAGTAATACATTCCGAAATTGTTCACAATGACAGGGACAGGCATGGCAATGGTCAGCACACCAGCGAGAGCACAGAGGGCCCCCACCAGCATGCCTGACCAAGTCTGAGGATACATGTCTCCGTAGCCCAGGGTCGTCATGGTGACAACAGCCCACCAAAAGCCGATGgggatatttttaaagtgtgtgtGTTCACTGGCACTAGGGTCATTTGGTTTAGCACCTATTCTCTCGGCATAATAGATCATCGTGGCAAAGATTAAGACGCCCAATGCCAAAAATATGATGAGCAGCAAGAATTCATTTGTGCTGGCACGGAGGGTGTGTCCCAAGACCCGCAACCCAACGAAGTGGCGGGTCAGCTTGAAAATTCGCAGGATTCGCACAAAACGGACTACACGGAGGAAGCCCAGGACATCCTTAGCAGCTTTGGAAGACAGGCCACTGAGTCCAACCTCTAGATAGAAAGGCAGTATGGCCACAAAGTCAATGATGTTCAAAGAGTTTTTGATAAATTCCACCTTGTTTGGGCAGAAAGTGACTCTCATCAAGAACTCAAACGTAAACCAGACCACACAGACACCTTCGATGTAGGTGAGAAAGGCTTCAGTCTCTGCTTCCCTGTAGTGCCGCACCTGGGTGTCATTCCCGATGAATTCAGTTTCTGTCTTGTTCACAATGGGGTTAAATCTCTCGTGGGTCTCGAGGCAGAAGGTGGTGATGGAGACCAGAATGAAGA contains the following coding sequences:
- the KCNC1 gene encoding voltage-gated potassium channel KCNC1 isoform X6, whose protein sequence is MGQGDESDRIVINVGGTRHQTYRSTLRTLPGTRLAWIAEPDAHSHFDYDPRTDEFFFDRHPGVFAHILNYYRTGKLHCPADVCGPLYEEELAFWGIDETDVEPCCWMTYRQHRDAEEALDSFGGAPLDSSAEDGDIDGTGDSGDGEDELEMTKRLALSDSPDGRSGGFWRRWQPRIWALFEDPYSSRYARYVAFASLFFILVSITTFCLETHERFNPIVNKTETEFIGNDTQVRHYREAETEAFLTYIEGVCVVWFTFEFLMRVTFCPNKVEFIKNSLNIIDFVAILPFYLEVGLSGLSSKAAKDVLGFLRVVRFVRILRIFKLTRHFVGLRVLGHTLRASTNEFLLLIIFLALGVLIFATMIYYAERIGAKPNDPSASEHTHFKNIPIGFWWAVVTMTTLGYGDMYPQTWSGMLVGALCALAGVLTIAMPVPVIVNNFGMYYSLAMAKQKLPKKKKKHIPRPPQLGSPNYCKSVVNSPHHSTQSDTCPLAQEEILEINRAAFCLYV
- the KCNC1 gene encoding voltage-gated potassium channel KCNC1 isoform X7; protein product: MCVAIQKSCRGYRAVTHALKQASCMEHEWTPRHEFVYSYVGFQRPLFSNRLLKLHSLGQGPIHGPGRSPLYQYVAFASLFFILVSITTFCLETHERFNPIVNKTETEFIGNDTQVRHYREAETEAFLTYIEGVCVVWFTFEFLMRVTFCPNKVEFIKNSLNIIDFVAILPFYLEVGLSGLSSKAAKDVLGFLRVVRFVRILRIFKLTRHFVGLRVLGHTLRASTNEFLLLIIFLALGVLIFATMIYYAERIGAKPNDPSASEHTHFKNIPIGFWWAVVTMTTLGYGDMYPQTWSGMLVGALCALAGVLTIAMPVPVIVNNFGMYYSLAMAKQKLPKKKKKHIPRPPQLGSPNYCKSVVNSPHHSTQSDTCPLAQEEILEINRADSKLNGEVAKAALANEDCPHIDQAITPDEGLPFTRSGTRERYGPCFLLSTGEYPCPPDGGIRKGKHLQLNTEQNLGSRLCARLNVTGPLTIHEDYIIHEAAAVQRGLSIKDAFFYTCRRQENL
- the KCNC1 gene encoding voltage-gated potassium channel KCNC1 isoform X5, yielding MGQGDESDRIVINVGGTRHQTYRSTLRTLPGTRLAWIAEPDAHSHFDYDPRTDEFFFDRHPGVFAHILNYYRTGKLHCPADVCGPLYEEELAFWGIDETDVEPCCWMTYRQHRDAEEALDSFGGAPLDSSAEDGDIDGTGDSGDGEDELEMTKRLALSDSPDGRSGGFWRRWQPRIWALFEDPYSSRYARYVAFASLFFILVSITTFCLETHERFNPIVNKTETEFIGNDTQVRHYREAETEAFLTYIEGVCVVWFTFEFLMRVTFCPNKVEFIKNSLNIIDFVAILPFYLEVGLSGLSSKAAKDVLGFLRVVRFVRILRIFKLTRHFVGLRVLGHTLRASTNEFLLLIIFLALGVLIFATMIYYAERIGAKPNDPSASEHTHFKNIPIGFWWAVVTMTTLGYGDMYPQTWSGMLVGALCALAGVLTIAMPVPVIVNNFGMYYSLAMAKQKLPKKKKKHIPRPPQLGSPNYCKSVVNSPHHSTQSDTCPLAQEEILEINRADLCKESPVIAKYMPTEAVRVT
- the KCNC1 gene encoding voltage-gated potassium channel KCNC1 isoform X3, coding for MGQGDESDRIVINVGGTRHQTYRSTLRTLPGTRLAWIAEPDAHSHFDYDPRTDEFFFDRHPGVFAHILNYYRTGKLHCPADVCGPLYEEELAFWGIDETDVEPCCWMTYRQHRDAEEALDSFGGAPLDSSAEDGDIDGTGDSGDGEDELEMTKRLALSDSPDGRSGGFWRRWQPRIWALFEDPYSSRYARYVAFASLFFILVSITTFCLETHERFNPIVNKTETEFIGNDTQVRHYREAETEAFLTYIEGVCVVWFTFEFLMRVTFCPNKVEFIKNSLNIIDFVAILPFYLEVGLSGLSSKAAKDVLGFLRVVRFVRILRIFKLTRHFVGLRVLGHTLRASTNEFLLLIIFLALGVLIFATMIYYAERIGAKPNDPSASEHTHFKNIPIGFWWAVVTMTTLGYGDMYPQTWSGMLVGALCALAGVLTIAMPVPVIVNNFGMYYSLAMAKQKLPKKKKKHIPRPPQLGSPNYCKSVVNSPHHSTQSDTCPLAQEEILEINRADSKLNGEVAKAALANEDCPHIDQAITPDEGLPFTRSGTRERYGPCFLLSTGEYPCPPDGGIRKDLCKESPVIAKYMPTEAVRVT
- the KCNC1 gene encoding voltage-gated potassium channel KCNC1 isoform X4 — encoded protein: MGQGDESDRIVINVGGTRHQTYRSTLRTLPGTRLAWIAEPDAHSHFDYDPRTDEFFFDRHPGVFAHILNYYRTGKLHCPADVCGPLYEEELAFWGIDETDVEPCCWMTYRQHRDAEEALDSFGGAPLDSSAEDGDIDGTGDSGDGEDELEMTKRLALSDSPDGRSGGFWRRWQPRIWALFEDPYSSRYARYVAFASLFFILVSITTFCLETHERFNPIVNKTETEFIGNDTQVRHYREAETEAFLTYIEGVCVVWFTFEFLMRVTFCPNKVEFIKNSLNIIDFVAILPFYLEVGLSGLSSKAAKDVLGFLRVVRFVRILRIFKLTRHFVGLRVLGHTLRASTNEFLLLIIFLALGVLIFATMIYYAERIGAKPNDPSASEHTHFKNIPIGFWWAVVTMTTLGYGDMYPQTWSGMLVGALCALAGVLTIAMPVPVIVNNFGMYYSLAMAKQKLPKKKKKHIPRPPQLGSPNYCKSVVNSPHHSTQSDTCPLAQEEILEINRAGKHLQLNTEQNLGSRLCARLNVTGPLTIHEDYIIHEAAAVQRGLSIKDAFFYTCRRQENL